One genomic segment of Labeo rohita strain BAU-BD-2019 chromosome 14, IGBB_LRoh.1.0, whole genome shotgun sequence includes these proteins:
- the tmsb2 gene encoding thymosin beta, with protein MSDKPDLTEIARFDKTKLKKTETKEKNPLPTKETIEQERKGDATP; from the exons ATGTCTGACAAGCCAGACCTCACGGAAATCGCCAGGTTTGACAAAACCAAGCTGAAGAAGACTGAGACAAAAGAGAAGAACCCTCTGCCCACCAAAGAGA ctATCGAGCAGGAGAGGAAAGGCGATGCCACCCCTTGA